CACTCGCTCATCAAGACCAAGATGAAAGAGGAGCACGCCGATCTCGCGGGTGAGATGAGCGGACACCTCTTCTTCGCCGACCGCTATTTCGGCTTCGACGACGCGACCTACGCCGCGCTCCGCCTGCTCGAGATCTTGGCCGCCGATCCTCGGCCGCTCTCCGAGATGCTCGCCGACGTGCCCAAGACGTTCACCACGCCCGAGCTCCGCGTCGACTGCCCCGACGCCATCAAGTTCGACATCGTGAAGGCCGTGACCCAGAAGTACAAGGACCGCGGCCTCGACGTGCTCGACATCGACGGCGCCCGCATCACCTTCGAGAAGGGCGGAGCGCCCACGTGGGGCCTCGTCCGCGCGTCGAACACGGGCCCCGTGCTCGTGCTCCGCTTCGAAGCGGGCACCGAGGCGCGCCTCGCCGAGATCCGCGCCGACGTCGAGGGCGCGGTCGCCGAGGAGCGAAAGCGACTTGCAGGCTGAGACCCCCAAAGAGTGGACCGTAGGCGAGCTCTGTCGCTGGGCCACCGACGACTTCAAGGCGCGAGGCCTCGAGAGCCCGCGCCTCGAGGCCGAGCTGCTCGTGGCGTTCGCGCTCGGGATCTCGCGCATGCAGGTCATCGTCGATGGCGCGCGGCCCCTCGCGAAGGACGAGCTCACGAAGCTGCGTGAGCTCGTCAAGCGGCGCCGCGCCCACGAGCCCATGGCCTACCTCCGCGGGGAGCGTGAGTTCTACGGGCACGTGTTCAAGGTCGACAAACGCGTGCTCGTGCCCCGGCCCGACACCGAGACCCTCGTCGACGTGGCCAAGGAGCGCACGGCCCACGTGGCGATGGGCGGGCGCATCCTCGACCTTTGCACGGGCTCGGGGTGCGTCGCCATCTCGCTCGCCAAAATGCGCCCCACGGCCGACGTCGTCGCGACCGACCTCTCCCCGGACGCGCTCGACGTGGCCCGCGAGAACGCGCGGCGCCTCGGCGCGTACAACGTGTCGTTCGTCTTGGGGGATCTCTTCGGCGCGATCGACGCCGCGGGCCTGCCTTGGCACCCGCCCGTGTTCGAGCTCGTGGTGTCGAACCCGCCGTACATCGCCACGGCCGAGTGCGAGACGCTCATGCCCGACGTGCGCGACTTCGAGCCGCGCCTCGCGCTCGATGGCGGCAAGGACGGCCTCGACCTCGTGCGCCGGATCGTCCGCGACGCGCCCCGCTACCTCGTGCCGACGGGCGTGCTCGCCCTCGAGATCGGCGCAGGCCAGGCCCCCGACGTGGCGAAGATCCTCGAAGGCCACGGGTACACCGAGATCGTCAAGACGAAGGACCTCGCCGGGATCGAGCGCGTCGTGAGCGGCGTCCGGCCATGATGCGGTTCGGGCCCGCCGCGGGCGCGCTCGTGCTGAGCCTCGTCGGGCACATGAGCCTCGCACGGTGGGCCGAGGACCACTCGGAGCGCCTGCGGAAGAACCGCAAAAAAGCGAGAAGTATCGCGCTCTTCGTCGCTTGCCTCGGCCCGCTCGTGCGGGCCGTGTCGATCTACACGGGGCACGGCCAG
The DNA window shown above is from Myxococcales bacterium and carries:
- the prmC gene encoding peptide chain release factor N(5)-glutamine methyltransferase translates to MQAETPKEWTVGELCRWATDDFKARGLESPRLEAELLVAFALGISRMQVIVDGARPLAKDELTKLRELVKRRRAHEPMAYLRGEREFYGHVFKVDKRVLVPRPDTETLVDVAKERTAHVAMGGRILDLCTGSGCVAISLAKMRPTADVVATDLSPDALDVARENARRLGAYNVSFVLGDLFGAIDAAGLPWHPPVFELVVSNPPYIATAECETLMPDVRDFEPRLALDGGKDGLDLVRRIVRDAPRYLVPTGVLALEIGAGQAPDVAKILEGHGYTEIVKTKDLAGIERVVSGVRP